A region of the Cricetulus griseus strain 17A/GY chromosome 7, alternate assembly CriGri-PICRH-1.0, whole genome shotgun sequence genome:
CTAGCGCTCCCCAAAACGAAGGCTCCAAGCAGCAGAGAGAATCACATCAAGGCAGAGGAAAGCTACAGTGGCAGTACTGTCTCATCATCACACCCCACTAGCTCTCCCACTGCCTCTCCTTGTCCTCAGTCACAAGAACGGTTGTCCTCGAGCAGGGAGGGCCGAAGTGGAAAAGCGGATGATGTCCTTCCTACCGACACCCAGCTCTTGGATTGTAATTCCCTGAGGACACATTCCTTATCCCAGCATGGTCCTGGCCCAGAGCTGGCCTCTAATACTTTGTTGAAGATGACAGCCCCTCAGGCACCCCAGCTTCCCAGCTTTAGGTGTCCGGTTTGTGGGACAGAGGAGGGTGCTCTTGGCATAGATCCTGGCTTGGGTAACATGGCATTACCCAGGACACACGTGGTGTGGGTTTCCCAGCAATGCTAGTTTCCGGGCGGGGTTTTGGCTTCCATGGTGTGCGGATCCACCCCTGACTTTGCATTCTAGCTCAGTGGGTGGAAAGGTTTAAATTCTAGCAGCTCTCAACCCCCGCTGCATGTTGGCTAAAATCCTGCACCAGCGGCATGAAGCTGGGAGCCTTCCTTCTCATGGTGTCCCTCATCGCCTTCAGCCTGGAGGTGCAGGAGCTTCAGGCCGCAGTGAGACCACTGCAACTTTTAGGTAAGTCCAGGCAAAGGTAGCGTTGTTCTGCCTCGAGTGAAGGTGTCAGAGGTAGGACATCCAGAACCAGTGCGCATGGGCACAGGAAGtggacacccccccacaccccagaaAATTGTCTTTTTTAGAATCTTCCTTGATGGTCACTTCTTAGAACAGAATTCCTCTTCcgcctctttcttctctctctctgcatttgctGGGTCACCTACCTGGACCCTCCCCGCTCCTCCGCCCCTCCGCCCCTCTGCTCCTCCACTCAGCAGCCATTCCCCACCTCTCCGCATCTCCCTCTCCACCAGCTTCTTCCTGCCTACAGAAAATACCTCTCTAATTATGTTAAACTTAGGTCAGTCTCAATCTCCTCTACCAATAATATTCTCAAAAAGGGGTTTGTTGatatggggtttttgttgttgtttgtttgtttgagacagtctcagattatagaccaagctggccacgaacttactgtgtagcccaggctgacctcaaacttaatggcaatcttcctgcctcatcctgaTGCTGGATACAACAAGCAGGATCTACCTGACCTCCTGTAGCCTCCAAGGAGTATTCTTAATTCTCTGTTCACTTTCCCCTTAACCCTTTGGTGACCACGGCCTCAAGTCCTGCCCCATTAAACTCTGGATACATTCATCTCGGGTCCTCCGGATGAGTCTCCTGACCCTTCTCAGAAGTAAAGTTCCTCTGGATGAGTCTCCTGACCCTTCTCAGAAGTAAAGTCTCACCTTTGTAGCCCTGATGCTTTCCCCCCAAACCCCACCCCCTCACCGCTGGTCCTGCAGCCTTCTCTTTCCTGGTTTAACTTTTACTGAGCTGCATTGTTCAGAAATGTCTTTAGATCCAGCTTAGGCCTCTCTTCTTTACTCTCTTCCCCACTCCATCAACTTCCTGTTTGTGAAACACTGCATCTCTTCCGGCCTTTGCCCTCTGCTGCCTGTGTCCAGCCCTGATTACTCCAAGGCTCTGCTATTGCCAtagtcccccccaccccacccccagctcatcctagccctctcttccttcttcagtgTGTTGACTAGTTAAATCCTGGTTCTGTCTATGCTTTCAAGCAGATAATCTTCCCAAGTGACAGCAGTCTCCACATTCTCTCCCCTGTCAAGTGGAATCCCAAATCCACAGGTCCTGATTACCCGCTTGCCCTTGACAGTGTTTGCTTCTCCTGCCTTACTTCCAGCCACTCCCAAACTTGCTCTGCCCTCCCCTTGCCACTGCCcctggctccccccccccccgtattcCAGGGAACACAGAGGGGCAAGTGGTATGTCTATGCGACAAGACTTGAAGAGTCAGTCTAGAGTTGAGGGAGTGCCTCTGCAGCTCCTGTGTCCTAGGCAGCACACTGGCCTCTCAGAAGCCCTGCCCTATTACAGTTTCCCCTTGTGAATCCTTGCATCTTACATCCGCTCCCCCACACATACACGCTCTCTTTGAGAATATTCCTGCACTTTAAGGCTTACTTTTACTGATGAACAAGAAATAGTGCCTTATCTCCTCTGAGCCCTGGAGTCCTCTGGATCCACCTTGTAGGACACCTGTGAAACACTGCTTTGTTTTCGGAACCTTAAATATAAGTTAAGTCTTACCTACACTGGAAGGCTCCAAGGGGCCTGCCTGTCTTATGCCTCTGTGCTTTCTGAATGCTTCATATATAGCAAAAGCTCAACCCAAATACTTAAAGATTGACCAAACTATGTGAATAGGGTCAAGGGGTCATCAACTTTCTCATCTCAGAGGAGCAGCAGCACCAGAAATACTTGGGGATCGTGCTATGAAGCCAAGCGAAGGAGACTAACCTCATAGAATGACCGCAAGGCAAGCAGCAAGTCAGAGTGTCCGCTGCTCTGCTCCATGTCCTGTGGTGTGGGGAAGTGATTTCATTTAATcaaccttcttccttccttttcacaAATACACCCCTGCTATCCACATCTCTAAAGTGGGCTCGCTTAAAtgagattatgtgtgtgtgcctagttTTTAGCAGAAATAAATGCCAACAGCTTACAAATTATACTCTGCCTTGAGCTAAAAGAAACCAGTAAAACTTACTCCTTAACCGAGGACTGTCATCTCCAGAACTTGAACCTAAAGCACAGTGGTTTTCAccgtctgtttgtctgtttgtgagAGGGTAAATTCATtgagtagcccaggttggcctttagCTGatcatctgcctgcctcggctggaattacaggtttaTCCCACCTTCCTGGCTTTCAAATGGTCTTTTCTGATTTAGGCACCTGCGCTGAGCTCTGCAGAGGTGACTGGGACTGTGGCGAAGGGGAGCAATGTGTCAGCACTGGGTGCAGTAACATCTGTACTACAAGTTAGGAACAGGTAAGACCATCTGGCCCTTACTGTTACCCCACATCCTGCCCAGACCAGACAGGTTATACATTTGACACCCGTGGGACTTTCCAGAAGTTGGCAGGCTAGAATCCTATGTGTCTCCCTATAGTGTCTCCATATTTTCTCCATGAAGAAGATACACCTACCACAAGATGGTGCTTTCCAAACCTTTAGAATCATTTCGCAACCCAgtctactcagaaaaaaaatcagacaatatTTGAGCAAGAAGATAAAATCACTCATTATATATCACCCCAAAATGATGTCTGGTTATGACTGTGATACATATTTAACTATGtgcaaatatgaaaaatatcatttaaaaacaagaatcttatggctttggggttttttgtttgtttgtttgtttaagacaggagttctctatatagctctggctgtcctggaactacctctgtagaccaggctggtctcgaactcacagagatctaactacctctgcctcccaagtactgggattaaaggcatgcgccaccaccatcttTTTGATTCCTTAgctagttaatttaaaaatagttaatcAACAATTTTAGTATCAGTAGTTATCCTCAGTCCCACACCACCATCTTTGCCTCCTCTGTAGTCCTTTGTAAATGCTCTTCTACAAGCAACGTCTGTAAATGTacatttaagatatttattttataatactaACATGACAGTAATGACTATTAAAATATGCACACCCCTATTAATTCCTTTGGGATACAACCTGACATATAATCAATGACCAAAAAGTATTCTCATATTAAGTCTTTGATGCACATCGCCATATTGACCTAAGCAGATACTTCTTCTGTAAAATATTTGATGGGATTCATATCATTGTATAAGTTTCCCTTTTTAATTGTCAGTACCCATTAATTGAAAAAAGGATAATAAAAAGCTACCATAATTAAGTTGTATTAATACGGCTAAATGGTATTAGATTTAGCATGTGCTCTAAACAA
Encoded here:
- the LOC100771328 gene encoding protein Wfdc21, with protein sequence MKLGAFLLMVSLIAFSLEVQELQAAVRPLQLLGTCAELCRGDWDCGEGEQCVSTGCSNICTTS